From the genome of Triticum aestivum cultivar Chinese Spring chromosome 3B, IWGSC CS RefSeq v2.1, whole genome shotgun sequence, one region includes:
- the LOC123070095 gene encoding protein YIPF1 homolog — MMSGGGYSALDDPKASGSVPAATGPDPQTIKFTESNLQTFPPSEAKGKISGAYRPPTDSDDTFSSKVGGGGGGRGSDGGSDDAAQGGWFRMFSVAAYKPYFDVDTSDVVERIWESVFPFRGNFTEKTSDKPDLYGPFWTCTTLIFVAASIATFVTYLSHKWHKKEWTYDINLVTWSAGLFYGYVTFVPLGLYVILKYFSAPAGLVQLWCLYGYSLFIFIPASLLSIVPIEIFRWVIAGVAGFMSATFVAVNLRAHILNSGERWFLIVAGIFLLQLGLAVLLKLYFFTITV, encoded by the exons ATGATGTCCGGCGGTGGCTACTCCGCCCTCGACGATCCCAAGGCCTCCGGATCCGTCCCG GCGGCGACGGGGCCAGATCCGCAGACCATCAAGTTCACTGAGTCCAACCTCCAGACCTTCCCACCCTCAGAAGCCAAGGGCAAGATCTCTGGCGCCTACCGCCCGCCCACTGACTCCGACG ACACCTTCTCGTCCAAGGTTGgagggggcggcggaggcaggggtagCGATGGTGGGTCGGACGATGCCGCGCAGGGCGGCTGGTTCCGGATGTTCTCCGTAGCTGCCTACAAGCCCTACTTCGACGTTGACACGTCCGATGTCGTGGAGAGGATCTGGGAGTCGGTCTTCCCCTTCCGCGGCAACTTCACCGAGAAGACTTCCGACAAACCCGACCT GTATGGGCCATTCTGGACATGCACCACCCTGATTTTTGTTGCTGCTTCCATTGCCACGTTTGTCACCTACCTTTCCCACAAATGGCACAAGAAAGAGTGGACCTATGATATTAACCTGGTTACATGGTCTGCTGGCTTATTCTATGGCTATGTGACATTTGTTCCCCTTGGGTTATATGTCATTCTTAAGTACTTCTCAGCACCTGCTGGACTCGTGCAATTGTGGTGCCTGTATGGGTACTCTTTGTTCATCTTCATTCCAGCCTCG CTTCTGTCAATTGTGCCAATAGAAATATTCAGATGGGTTATTGCTGGTGTTGCTGGGTTTATGTCTGCTACCTTCGTCGCTGTCAATCTCCGTGCCCACATCTTAAACTCTGGGGAGCGGTGGTTTCTGATCGTTGCAGGGATATTCTTGTTGCAGTTGGGATTGGCTGTTTTGCTGAAACTTTATTTCTTTACGATAACTGTATAG